From Spirosoma agri, one genomic window encodes:
- a CDS encoding thioredoxin-like domain-containing protein, with translation MKNLLVTLFGLFLAISLQAQSTNASTQSEGFKITAHIQGIKDTTCVLAHYFGAGQYIPKDTARIDGTGNLVFEGKKTLPQGLYIAVMPKGKNPYIELLITDDQNFSFQTDTADVIKNMKVSGSKENELFYTYQQELGNFYSEARGLETQKKQATDAASSEAVAQKMNDLQKKAQGYREQFFKDNTGTFAVKLLKASAEPEVPPAPKLASGRPDSVWVFNYFKGHFWDDYDFTDERFVRTPILQKKIDRYLKELTVQTPDSLIKEADFMVSKARAGKNKEILSYVVWYITSQYEQPKVMGTDGLFVHMFEKYYATGIMPVSDSSTIKNIGERVKTLKPLLVGKILPAPVVSDTLRKPIPFQTIKSDYTVVFFYDPHCGHCRESAPKLQKFVDTYKGKGVEVVAIAIDQTPEEWKKFIREFKLGKAINGYDYAARTDYRHQYDVWTTPTVYVLDKNKKIIARKLPVEQIEDFVLFHKRQQAAQKPAVAPTNAKASLKK, from the coding sequence ATGAAAAACCTCCTTGTTACCCTCTTTGGCCTGTTCCTGGCAATCAGCTTGCAGGCGCAGTCAACTAATGCGTCCACCCAATCTGAGGGTTTTAAAATTACGGCCCACATCCAGGGCATTAAAGACACAACCTGCGTATTGGCGCACTACTTTGGCGCGGGTCAGTATATTCCGAAAGATACCGCCCGTATCGATGGCACCGGCAACCTGGTTTTCGAAGGTAAAAAGACGTTGCCGCAGGGACTCTACATTGCCGTGATGCCCAAGGGTAAGAATCCATACATCGAGCTATTGATCACTGATGATCAGAACTTCTCGTTTCAAACCGATACGGCTGACGTAATCAAAAACATGAAGGTGAGCGGTTCGAAAGAAAACGAGCTATTTTACACCTACCAGCAGGAACTTGGCAATTTTTACAGCGAAGCAAGAGGGCTTGAAACGCAGAAGAAACAAGCGACCGATGCGGCTTCTTCGGAAGCGGTAGCCCAAAAGATGAATGACTTACAGAAAAAGGCGCAAGGGTATCGGGAGCAGTTTTTCAAGGATAATACGGGTACATTTGCCGTTAAGCTGCTGAAAGCATCAGCCGAACCCGAGGTGCCACCCGCGCCTAAACTGGCCAGCGGACGACCCGATTCGGTGTGGGTATTTAATTACTTCAAAGGTCATTTCTGGGACGATTATGACTTTACCGACGAGCGCTTTGTTCGTACGCCGATCCTACAGAAGAAAATAGATCGTTACCTGAAAGAACTGACCGTCCAGACGCCTGATTCACTCATCAAGGAGGCCGACTTCATGGTAAGTAAAGCCAGAGCCGGGAAGAACAAAGAAATTCTGTCGTATGTAGTCTGGTACATAACTAGTCAGTACGAACAACCCAAGGTGATGGGTACGGACGGTCTGTTTGTCCATATGTTCGAGAAGTACTACGCTACGGGTATCATGCCCGTTTCGGATTCCTCGACCATCAAGAATATTGGCGAACGGGTCAAAACGCTCAAACCACTATTGGTCGGTAAGATCCTCCCGGCACCCGTGGTCAGCGATACGCTTCGCAAGCCTATCCCGTTCCAGACGATCAAATCCGATTATACCGTCGTCTTTTTCTACGATCCTCATTGCGGCCACTGCCGCGAGAGTGCGCCTAAACTGCAAAAGTTCGTGGATACGTACAAGGGCAAAGGCGTAGAAGTGGTCGCCATTGCCATCGATCAGACACCCGAAGAATGGAAGAAGTTCATTCGTGAGTTTAAGCTGGGCAAAGCCATCAACGGCTATGATTATGCCGCGCGTACTGACTACCGGCACCAATATGACGTCTGGACAACCCCAACGGTGTACGTACTCGATAAGAATAAGAAGATCATTGCCCGCAAACTTCCCGTCGAGCAGATTGAGGATTTTGTGCTCTTTCACAAACGCCAGCAGGCTGCCCAAAAGCCAGCGGTTGCGCCAACCAACGCGAAAGCCAGTTTAAAAAAATAG
- a CDS encoding FkbM family methyltransferase produces MWLFRYLFTNLYRAIQTSNGRLLLWLFFRYAGRPRHQSGMIPFLQYRFQVPDALSFVWQFKEIFADESYRFQTNSPEPVILDCGANVGSSLAYFRHTYPQARIIAFEADPDIGAILDQNLRTNRIEGIEVVNKAVWIDEDGIDFGSGEADSASLFSETNRRRVPSVRLRDYLLREPRIDMLKIDIEGAETDVLIDCRDVLTNVRNLFIEYHSYIGHPQSLGTVVQILEENGYRYYVDSNQSRVRPFVNHRYKNNAVMDLQLNIFAYRP; encoded by the coding sequence ATGTGGCTTTTTCGCTATCTCTTCACGAACCTCTACCGGGCGATCCAGACCTCGAACGGGCGACTGCTGCTGTGGTTATTTTTCCGGTATGCCGGTCGGCCACGTCATCAGAGTGGTATGATTCCGTTTTTGCAGTACCGCTTTCAGGTGCCGGATGCGCTCTCGTTCGTTTGGCAGTTCAAAGAGATTTTCGCCGACGAATCCTACCGCTTTCAAACAAACAGCCCTGAGCCGGTTATTCTGGACTGCGGGGCCAACGTTGGGTCGAGTCTGGCTTACTTCCGGCATACGTACCCCCAGGCGCGTATCATTGCGTTCGAAGCTGATCCGGACATTGGCGCTATTCTCGATCAGAATTTGCGTACCAACCGGATCGAAGGCATAGAGGTAGTCAATAAAGCAGTATGGATCGACGAAGACGGCATTGATTTTGGGAGTGGCGAAGCCGATTCAGCGTCCTTGTTTTCGGAAACCAATCGTCGGCGTGTCCCATCGGTTCGGTTACGGGATTACCTGCTGCGCGAACCGCGTATCGATATGCTCAAAATTGACATTGAAGGGGCCGAAACGGATGTGCTGATTGATTGTCGGGATGTGCTGACCAACGTCCGGAATCTGTTCATCGAATATCATTCCTACATCGGGCATCCGCAAAGTCTCGGCACCGTCGTGCAGATTCTGGAAGAAAATGGCTATCGCTATTACGTCGACAGCAACCAGTCGCGCGTTCGCCCGTTTGTCAACCACCGGTACAAGAACAACGCGGTGATGGACCTGCAACTCAACATTTTTGCCTATCGCCCGTGA
- a CDS encoding lipopolysaccharide biosynthesis protein, translated as MGIIKRQTIQSSIYAYAGVGVGFLTQGVFFPHLLSKEQIGLLSLLIAVSQVLAQASNLGLNSAGGRYFPYFRNIDRQHNGYLYIATLTTVVGCGVCALTLWLARPWVIEHYQTQSALFVDYYYLLIPLMLFTVFFAVFDTYARLLYDPVTGTLLQQLVQRVLVLIAGGLHWFGWVTFPQFLFFWLLAFFVPLVLMIYSVAQDSALFFNRRFVAVSPELRQNLIRYSALTLTTALSTQIIWTIDKAMLSTSKGLDDTGVYSTASYFASVIALPATALYKVSGTLIAESWKANDLDNIMSIYRKSCLNQLIAGCLVFVGVAVNLPTIFAVLPAGYEAGYYVILWLGLSKLIDMATGVNGVILNTSRYYAYDSVFFVLLIFVTILANKLLIPQYGMNGAAVGAVLATFLYNFARTLLVGIKFGLQPFSWRNLAVLVLAGLIWFLIERVPHGTGSWWWIGLDVALRSSAITILFLSGIYVFNLSPDATELINSVWLRIRKTIAR; from the coding sequence GTGGGTATCATTAAACGGCAGACCATTCAGAGTTCAATTTACGCTTATGCCGGTGTAGGTGTTGGCTTTTTAACCCAGGGCGTTTTTTTTCCGCACCTGCTCAGCAAAGAGCAGATCGGATTACTGTCGTTGCTGATTGCCGTATCGCAGGTGCTGGCGCAGGCATCCAATCTGGGCCTCAATAGCGCGGGCGGCCGTTATTTCCCCTATTTCCGCAACATCGACCGACAACACAATGGCTATCTGTACATTGCTACGTTGACGACCGTTGTTGGCTGTGGTGTTTGTGCCCTGACCCTGTGGCTGGCCCGTCCTTGGGTGATTGAACATTACCAGACTCAATCGGCGCTGTTTGTCGATTATTACTACCTGCTCATTCCGCTGATGTTGTTCACGGTCTTTTTCGCCGTTTTCGACACCTACGCCCGCCTGTTGTATGACCCCGTTACGGGAACGCTGCTTCAACAGCTGGTGCAGCGCGTGCTGGTCCTGATCGCCGGTGGTCTGCACTGGTTCGGCTGGGTTACTTTTCCGCAGTTTCTGTTTTTTTGGTTGCTCGCTTTTTTCGTGCCTTTGGTGCTGATGATCTACAGCGTAGCGCAGGACAGCGCACTTTTTTTCAACCGCCGTTTTGTCGCGGTCAGTCCCGAACTGCGCCAGAACCTGATTCGCTACTCGGCACTCACGTTAACCACGGCGTTATCAACGCAGATCATCTGGACCATCGACAAAGCCATGCTCAGCACGAGCAAAGGATTGGACGATACGGGTGTTTACAGCACGGCTTCCTATTTTGCCAGCGTTATCGCGTTACCAGCCACGGCCCTGTACAAAGTATCTGGTACGCTCATTGCCGAGTCGTGGAAGGCAAACGACCTGGATAATATCATGTCCATCTATCGCAAAAGCTGTCTGAATCAGCTCATTGCGGGATGCCTCGTTTTTGTGGGTGTAGCGGTCAATCTACCCACTATTTTTGCCGTGTTACCCGCCGGTTACGAAGCGGGCTATTACGTAATTTTGTGGCTAGGCCTGAGCAAACTGATCGACATGGCTACCGGCGTCAACGGGGTTATCCTGAATACGTCGCGGTATTATGCTTATGATTCTGTCTTTTTCGTTCTGCTCATCTTCGTTACGATTCTGGCCAATAAACTGCTGATCCCCCAATACGGCATGAATGGTGCGGCTGTTGGTGCGGTGTTAGCAACATTCCTGTATAATTTTGCGCGTACCCTGCTGGTTGGGATTAAATTTGGCCTGCAACCGTTTTCCTGGCGCAATCTGGCCGTTCTTGTGCTGGCCGGCTTGATCTGGTTTCTGATTGAACGGGTGCCGCATGGTACCGGCTCCTGGTGGTGGATAGGCCTTGACGTGGCGTTGCGGTCATCGGCCATAACGATCCTGTTTCTGTCCGGCATTTATGTGTTCAACCTCTCACCTGATGCGACCGAACTGATAAACTCCGTCTGGCTGCGCATCCGAAAAACGATCGCCCGCTAA
- a CDS encoding glycosyltransferase family 4 protein: MRVTHLSTYHLFGGAAVAANRLHQALSNVGQYDGSVESTLLVGTSNRQEKHRPGPGVTYLANNFLAEQTAFGRFVAERLYFLPYERDRSVRFQFSPAAFGANLNFHEAIQQADILHLHWINFGFLSLDGLRALFELGKPVVWTLHDQWAFTGGCHYSRGCAHFLTHCRQCPYLKKPGEQDLSYRIFEQKKTVFANANVHFTPPSRWLSDEGIRSTLLRNFPFTIIPYAIDQRIFQPIDRQEANLRLEIPDSSSSGLTPARVLFGSANVTDTRKGFRYFAEALQLLHQQHPALNLEVLVFGKGRSYLLNELPFTVRHLGILTSEDAIVAAYNAADAMVVPSLEDNLPNTVIESLSCGTPVIGFRTGGIPEMVDHQQNGYLADVGSAQQLADGIAFVLNHPNPEILRQQARQSAQERFSEAVVARQHIELYDKLMNG; encoded by the coding sequence GTGAGAGTTACGCACCTGAGCACCTACCATCTTTTTGGCGGAGCAGCCGTAGCGGCCAACCGGCTGCATCAGGCGTTGTCGAACGTTGGGCAGTACGATGGTTCGGTTGAAAGTACCCTGCTCGTCGGCACCTCGAACCGGCAGGAAAAACACCGTCCTGGGCCGGGCGTGACCTATTTAGCCAATAATTTTCTGGCCGAGCAGACGGCCTTTGGTCGGTTTGTGGCCGAGCGTCTGTATTTCCTGCCCTACGAACGCGACCGATCCGTCCGCTTTCAGTTTTCACCGGCGGCCTTTGGCGCCAATCTGAACTTCCACGAAGCCATTCAGCAGGCCGATATTCTGCATCTGCACTGGATCAACTTCGGCTTTCTGTCGCTCGACGGGTTACGCGCGCTGTTTGAGTTGGGGAAACCCGTTGTCTGGACCCTTCACGACCAGTGGGCGTTTACGGGCGGGTGTCATTATTCGCGGGGCTGTGCTCACTTCCTGACCCATTGTCGCCAGTGTCCATACCTGAAAAAACCCGGTGAGCAGGACTTGTCGTACCGAATTTTCGAGCAAAAAAAAACCGTCTTCGCGAACGCCAATGTGCATTTTACGCCCCCCAGCCGGTGGTTATCCGACGAGGGAATTCGCAGCACGCTACTACGGAATTTTCCGTTTACGATCATTCCCTACGCGATCGACCAGCGTATTTTCCAACCTATTGATCGTCAGGAAGCCAACCTCCGCCTAGAGATCCCGGACAGTAGCTCGTCGGGCCTCACTCCGGCAAGAGTCTTATTTGGCAGTGCCAACGTAACTGATACGCGCAAAGGCTTTCGGTATTTTGCCGAAGCCTTACAGTTGCTCCATCAGCAACACCCTGCTCTGAATCTCGAAGTACTCGTATTCGGGAAAGGGCGCTCTTATCTGCTGAATGAATTGCCGTTTACGGTCCGGCACCTGGGCATCCTCACGAGCGAAGACGCGATTGTGGCGGCCTATAACGCAGCCGACGCGATGGTTGTGCCATCGCTGGAAGATAACCTGCCTAATACCGTTATTGAATCGCTGTCCTGCGGAACGCCCGTGATTGGCTTCCGGACGGGGGGCATTCCCGAAATGGTCGACCATCAGCAGAATGGGTATCTGGCCGATGTCGGCTCGGCGCAGCAGCTGGCCGACGGCATCGCGTTCGTCCTGAACCACCCGAATCCGGAAATCTTACGTCAACAGGCCCGCCAGTCGGCGCAGGAGCGATTTTCCGAAGCGGTTGTAGCCAGACAGCACATTGAACTCTATGATAAACTAATGAATGGGTGA
- a CDS encoding YdcF family protein yields the protein MFYFFSKTLYYLLTPAGWLLTALVVALFTKKALLRRRMVLVALLVFYVFGNPFLMNELALAWEYPPTVIPADSTQRVAVVLTGGMTNTKKETPDHRYLLSHEADRAGQALYLYKTSVVQKILISGGSGDLPFQERDVNDEGQMIARFLETAGVRPADIILEDKSRNTRENAVFSAKLLRKRFPAYQYVVVTSAFHMRRALGCFRKEGILALPFPGAFMSSRRSFAPSEWLLPHEEPFANAYYLVKELVGYTTYRLVGYI from the coding sequence ATGTTTTATTTCTTTTCTAAGACGCTGTATTATTTGCTGACGCCAGCGGGCTGGCTTTTGACTGCGCTAGTAGTGGCGTTGTTTACGAAGAAGGCGCTGCTCCGGCGTCGAATGGTACTTGTGGCACTCTTGGTATTCTACGTATTTGGGAATCCCTTTCTAATGAATGAGTTAGCCTTGGCGTGGGAATACCCGCCGACAGTGATACCGGCTGATTCGACCCAACGCGTGGCTGTCGTACTGACGGGTGGCATGACCAATACCAAAAAAGAAACGCCTGACCATCGGTATCTGCTGAGCCACGAAGCCGACCGGGCGGGGCAGGCGCTGTATTTGTACAAGACGAGCGTTGTGCAGAAAATCCTGATCAGCGGTGGGTCCGGCGATCTGCCGTTTCAAGAACGGGATGTTAACGACGAAGGCCAGATGATCGCTCGTTTTCTGGAAACTGCCGGTGTTCGTCCCGCCGATATTATTCTGGAAGACAAATCGAGAAACACACGCGAGAATGCCGTTTTCTCGGCCAAGCTACTGCGCAAGCGCTTTCCCGCTTACCAATATGTAGTAGTGACATCAGCCTTTCACATGCGCCGGGCGCTCGGGTGCTTTCGCAAGGAGGGCATTTTGGCCCTTCCCTTTCCGGGCGCATTTATGAGTAGTCGACGGTCCTTTGCCCCGAGTGAATGGCTTTTGCCCCACGAAGAACCCTTCGCCAATGCCTATTACCTGGTGAAGGAACTGGTCGGCTACACCACCTATCGGCTTGTCGGCTACATTTAA
- a CDS encoding DUF58 domain-containing protein, with amino-acid sequence MKQTLNLGQVRSFGNVEFLARQLVEGFITGLHKSPFHGFSVEFAEHRLYNTGETTRHIDWKVFGKTEKLFVKRYEEETNLRCHLLIDTSSSMYYPEANYGKMTFSVMAAACLAYMLQRQKDAVSLTTFADTIDIQTPIKSTPSHVHKLFTQLDQLMQQPKPLRKTSAADVIHQVAEKINKRSLVVIFSDMFENADKADALFSALQHLRHNLHEVLLFHVTDKKTEEDFAFDERPYEFIDLETGETVKLQPGQVRETYQQAVKSYFQDLKMRCGQYKIDFIEADIAQGFDQILTSYLVKRTKMR; translated from the coding sequence ATGAAACAAACTCTTAATCTGGGACAGGTCCGCTCGTTCGGCAATGTCGAGTTTTTGGCCCGTCAGTTAGTCGAAGGATTTATTACCGGTCTGCATAAATCACCGTTTCACGGATTCTCGGTCGAATTTGCCGAGCACCGACTCTACAATACCGGCGAAACGACCCGGCACATTGACTGGAAAGTATTTGGCAAGACCGAAAAGTTGTTTGTCAAGCGCTATGAAGAGGAAACGAATCTCCGCTGCCATCTGCTGATCGATACGTCGTCATCGATGTATTACCCGGAGGCAAATTATGGGAAGATGACATTCAGTGTAATGGCAGCTGCCTGTCTGGCCTACATGCTCCAGCGCCAGAAAGATGCGGTCAGCCTGACCACGTTTGCCGATACCATTGACATACAGACGCCCATAAAGTCAACGCCTTCGCACGTTCATAAACTGTTTACGCAACTGGATCAGCTGATGCAGCAACCCAAACCGTTGCGCAAAACATCGGCGGCTGACGTTATCCATCAGGTGGCCGAAAAGATCAACAAGCGGTCGCTGGTGGTTATTTTTAGTGATATGTTCGAAAATGCGGACAAGGCCGATGCGCTCTTTTCGGCCCTTCAGCACTTACGGCATAATCTCCACGAGGTGCTGCTTTTTCACGTCACCGACAAAAAAACCGAAGAGGATTTTGCGTTCGATGAACGCCCTTACGAATTTATCGATCTCGAAACGGGCGAAACGGTAAAGCTTCAACCAGGGCAGGTTCGCGAGACGTACCAGCAGGCCGTCAAGTCGTATTTTCAGGATTTGAAGATGCGGTGCGGCCAGTACAAGATCGACTTTATCGAGGCCGATATTGCCCAGGGATTCGATCAGATTCTGACCTCGTATCTGGTGAAACGAACAAAAATGAGGTAG
- the pfkA gene encoding 6-phosphofructokinase, with protein sequence MKRIAVFTSGGDAPGMNACIRAVVRGAVYHGLEVFGIRRGYSGMINGDIFQMSSHSVSNIVQRGGTILKSARSKEFMTPEGRAKAHEHLQKFGIEGLVAIGGNGTFTGATIFFDEYGIPTVGAPGTIDNDLYGTDHTIGFDTAVNTALEAIDKIRDTADSHDRIFFIEVMGRDSGYIAIQSGIAGGAELVMVPEVLTPISEVVETLKSGWSRQKSSSIIVIAEGEEEGNATEISEKIRAQVHSDIDMRVTTLGHIQRGGIPTAYDRILASRLGLGALEGLMNGEKNVMAGIVNNELVYTPFRDTIRLPKPISEDLLRMVKILSV encoded by the coding sequence ATGAAAAGAATTGCTGTTTTTACCTCGGGTGGTGATGCGCCGGGTATGAACGCCTGTATCCGGGCCGTTGTCCGGGGAGCGGTCTATCACGGTCTCGAAGTTTTTGGTATACGCCGGGGATACAGCGGGATGATAAATGGTGATATTTTTCAGATGTCCTCCCATTCGGTGAGCAATATTGTTCAGCGCGGTGGTACCATTCTGAAATCGGCCCGTAGCAAAGAGTTCATGACGCCCGAAGGTCGCGCTAAGGCCCACGAGCACCTGCAAAAGTTTGGTATCGAAGGGCTGGTCGCTATTGGTGGGAACGGTACGTTTACCGGTGCTACCATTTTCTTCGACGAGTACGGCATACCAACGGTTGGGGCTCCCGGCACCATCGATAACGACCTCTACGGAACCGATCACACGATTGGTTTCGACACCGCCGTTAATACAGCCCTGGAGGCCATCGATAAAATTCGGGACACGGCCGATTCGCACGACCGGATCTTCTTTATCGAAGTAATGGGCCGCGATTCGGGCTACATTGCCATTCAGTCGGGGATTGCGGGCGGGGCGGAGCTGGTCATGGTTCCTGAGGTACTGACGCCAATCTCTGAAGTCGTCGAAACCCTGAAATCGGGCTGGAGTCGTCAGAAGTCCTCGTCGATTATCGTGATTGCGGAAGGTGAAGAGGAAGGCAACGCAACCGAAATATCCGAGAAAATTCGCGCGCAGGTACATTCAGACATCGATATGCGCGTCACGACGCTGGGACACATCCAGCGGGGAGGCATACCAACGGCCTATGACCGCATTCTCGCCAGTCGGCTGGGCCTTGGGGCGCTGGAAGGCTTAATGAACGGCGAAAAGAACGTTATGGCGGGTATTGTCAACAACGAGCTGGTTTATACACCCTTCCGGGATACGATCCGCCTGCCGAAGCCAATCAGTGAGGATCTGCTTCGGATGGTCAAAATTTTAAGTGTTTAA
- a CDS encoding DUF3276 family protein: MDEREREKIYSKRVRAGKRTYFFDVKSTRANDYYLTITESRRHPQGDGFIYEKHKLFLYKEDFDKFIEALQETVEHVKTDLMPEVDFTQFAQRDEQDDFASELKWE; the protein is encoded by the coding sequence GTGGACGAAAGAGAACGGGAAAAGATTTATTCCAAGCGGGTTCGGGCGGGTAAACGGACGTATTTTTTCGACGTCAAATCAACGCGCGCCAACGATTATTACCTCACCATTACCGAGAGTCGACGGCACCCGCAAGGCGATGGCTTTATCTACGAAAAGCACAAGCTATTTTTATATAAAGAAGATTTTGACAAGTTTATTGAGGCCCTTCAGGAAACTGTTGAACACGTCAAAACCGATCTCATGCCCGAAGTTGATTTCACTCAATTCGCCCAGCGCGATGAACAGGATGATTTCGCCAGTGAATTAAAGTGGGAATAA
- a CDS encoding glycosyltransferase family 2 protein, with the protein MPTVSIITITYNAERFLERTIDSIVTQDATDYEYIVIDGGSTDGTLATIRRYESHITHWVSEPDSGLYDAMNKGLHRAAGDYVWFMNAGDEIYDAQTLTNLLANIKAKSGDVYYSDALFVRDDGDRRSGAAVGLRSVVTPHVLPKHLTWRDMNLGMKVCHQAFVAKRSLAPDYPTDNLSADLDWEINCLKAAKKIEYLPFVLCKYLVGGLSVQQHRQSLIDRFKVLAAHFGMLPTLVNHGRIVWRAVSYKAKRNI; encoded by the coding sequence ATGCCAACGGTATCGATTATTACCATCACATACAACGCCGAGCGGTTTCTGGAGCGAACGATCGATAGCATCGTCACGCAGGACGCAACGGATTACGAGTACATTGTGATTGATGGGGGGTCGACCGATGGAACGCTGGCCACAATCAGGCGTTACGAAAGCCACATAACCCATTGGGTGTCCGAGCCCGACAGCGGGCTCTACGATGCCATGAACAAAGGGTTACACCGGGCAGCGGGCGATTATGTCTGGTTCATGAATGCCGGTGACGAGATCTACGACGCTCAGACACTGACCAATTTGCTGGCGAACATCAAAGCCAAAAGTGGGGATGTTTACTACAGTGATGCGTTGTTCGTTCGTGACGATGGAGACCGACGATCTGGTGCCGCCGTTGGCCTGAGAAGTGTTGTTACTCCGCACGTACTACCGAAACACCTGACCTGGCGCGACATGAACCTAGGCATGAAAGTTTGTCATCAGGCTTTTGTAGCGAAGCGTTCTCTAGCGCCGGATTACCCAACCGATAATTTAAGCGCCGATCTGGACTGGGAGATCAACTGCCTGAAAGCAGCCAAAAAAATCGAGTACCTACCCTTTGTGCTGTGTAAGTATCTGGTGGGAGGCTTGTCGGTGCAGCAACATCGCCAGTCATTAATCGACCGGTTTAAGGTACTGGCAGCCCATTTTGGCATGTTACCGACCCTGGTCAATCATGGTCGCATTGTCTGGCGTGCGGTATCGTACAAAGCAAAGAGGAACATATAA
- a CDS encoding septal ring lytic transglycosylase RlpA family protein: MSYIMSLMLFFNSIKPAEALPSLIQKGKASFYSKKFNGRKTAYGERVVAESLAGAHRSLPLNTLVEVTNLDNQRSVVVRINDRGPFTKSRVIDLTHAAAQALGMVSRGVANVSLRVVGKGQALAALVPSATINTPDAFQPLLEPVL, encoded by the coding sequence ATGAGTTATATCATGTCCCTGATGCTGTTTTTTAACAGCATTAAACCGGCGGAGGCTCTCCCGAGCCTCATACAGAAAGGCAAAGCGTCTTTTTATTCCAAGAAGTTCAATGGTCGCAAGACCGCTTATGGTGAACGCGTTGTCGCGGAATCCCTTGCAGGTGCCCACCGTTCATTACCATTAAACACATTGGTTGAAGTCACAAACCTCGATAACCAGCGTTCAGTAGTTGTACGAATCAATGATCGGGGCCCTTTTACAAAGAGTCGTGTTATTGATCTCACGCACGCGGCTGCTCAGGCGCTCGGTATGGTCTCCAGAGGGGTTGCCAATGTGTCACTTCGGGTTGTTGGAAAAGGGCAGGCCCTCGCGGCCCTCGTACCGTCGGCAACCATCAACACACCTGATGCTTTTCAGCCGCTGCTGGAGCCGGTGCTGTAA
- a CDS encoding class I SAM-dependent methyltransferase — MRKLLIQLFGLDLLYKVRKAPAVNFLPRIRQASRSYNHRYGQILRWGVNSREDTNFTYELTDDNLLYLAHTVAVVANVKPETVLTYINEARNDVALRDYILEKTRTSSYRRVADLRVEFGRRLGWYALVRLLKPGVVIETGVDKGLGAVLLCSALLRNRAEGKPGRYYGTDIAPKAGYLLDGPYKEVGQVLYGDSLTSLRAFSEPIDLFINDSDHSSQYEHDEYRVVLPKLSAAGILLSDNAHETGVLARLSLEVGRKFVYYQEVPKDHWYPGAGIGFSYS, encoded by the coding sequence ATGCGAAAACTCCTCATTCAATTGTTCGGCCTCGATTTGCTCTACAAAGTCCGCAAAGCGCCCGCCGTTAATTTCCTGCCCCGAATCAGGCAGGCCAGCCGAAGCTACAACCACCGGTATGGTCAGATTCTGCGCTGGGGAGTCAACTCACGCGAGGATACCAACTTTACGTACGAGTTAACCGACGATAACCTGCTGTATCTGGCGCATACCGTAGCAGTGGTAGCGAACGTCAAGCCCGAAACCGTACTGACCTACATCAACGAGGCCCGAAACGACGTAGCCCTTCGTGACTACATTCTGGAAAAAACCAGAACATCGTCGTATCGCCGGGTGGCCGATCTGCGTGTTGAGTTTGGTCGGCGGCTGGGCTGGTATGCGCTTGTGCGGCTGCTCAAACCCGGCGTAGTGATCGAAACGGGCGTCGACAAAGGCTTGGGAGCGGTTCTACTCTGTTCGGCCCTGTTACGGAATCGGGCCGAGGGGAAACCGGGTCGCTATTATGGCACCGACATTGCTCCGAAAGCGGGTTACCTCCTCGATGGTCCTTATAAGGAAGTGGGTCAAGTGCTGTACGGCGATTCACTCACCAGCCTGAGAGCGTTCAGCGAACCAATCGATCTGTTCATCAATGACAGTGATCACTCGTCGCAGTACGAACACGATGAGTACCGGGTCGTGTTGCCCAAACTAAGTGCAGCGGGCATTCTTTTAAGCGACAATGCCCACGAAACGGGCGTACTGGCGCGGTTGTCGCTGGAAGTAGGTCGTAAATTCGTTTATTACCAAGAAGTTCCCAAAGATCACTGGTATCCGGGTGCTGGTATTGGCTTTTCGTATTCGTAG